The region TAGCTAAatgagctatttatagtagttggtTTACAAGACTTACTAAGTAAGCTATTCAAATCTTCTTTATTAAGTATTACAAAACTTCCTCAATAAGATTTACAAGTCTTCTtcgataagctttacaagtcttcctcgataagctttacaagtcttcctcagtaagatttgagagacttcctcgatacgctttgacaatcactttatttttattcaaatattttaacactcccccttaattgtcaaatgcgagttattacaaagattgactgcctcgttaaaaccttgcaaggaaaaacccagtgggataaaaaccttgacgaaggaaaaagagtacagcCTCCTCctgaataaaatgtctcacatTTTGATGTAGCAAACTTTTTAACCTCCGCATACCCATATTATTTCTCAGCTTCTCAAATATTGATGTAGGTAGTGAATTTGTAAGTATATCCGCCAGATTATCGCATGAGCGAActtgttgaacatcaatatcaccATTTTCTTGAAGTTCATAAGTATAGAAGAATTTTGGCAATATGTGTTTTGTTCGATCCCCTTTAATATATCCTTCCTCAAGTAGTTTAATGCAGGCCGAGTTATCCTCGAATAAAACTGTAGGACTGTCTGAAATATTTGATAATCCACATAATTCTCGAATATGTTGAATGACCGACCTTAGCCAAATACATTCTTTGCTTGCTTCATGAATTGCTAGTAACTCTGCGTGGTTTGATGAAGTTGCAGCCATAGTCTGTTTTGTAGACTTCCAAGAGATAGCAGTATCACAATATGTAAATAGGTAACTTGTTTGTGATCGCccaaaatgaggatctgacatGTATCCAGCATCTGCATATCCAACTAGCCGTGATCTTGAATTGTTTGGGAAGAATAGTCCAAGATCGATTGTCCCTCGAAGATATTTGAATATATGTTTTATTCCATCCCAATGCCTTTTAGTAGGTTCAGAACTAAATCTTGCCAACAGGTTCACTGCAAATGCAATTTCAGGCCGTGTGTTGTTTGCAAGATACATGAGAGTGCCAATTGCACTGAGATATGGAACTTCAGGTCCAAGAGTCTCTTCATCTTGTTTTCTAGGACGGAAAGGATCCTTTTCAACCTCAAGTGATCGAAAAACCATTTATGTGGTTAGTGGATGAGCTTTGTCCATGTAGAACCGATCAATAATTTTTTCAGTGTAGTttgattgatgaacaaatatttctgaagataagtgctccacctgtatacctaaacaaaatcttgtccttccaagatctttcatttcaaactcatttttcaaatagttagcaacattagtaatatcttcagtagtaccgataatattcaaatcatccacatatacagcaATAATAACAAAACCAATTGATGATCGTTTAATAAAAATGCAAGGACACACTTGATTATTAACATATCCATCATTCAATAAGTATTCACTAAGCCTGttgtaccacatacgaccagattgtttcaaaccatacaatgatcgtTGTAATTTAACGGAATATAAATGTTGAGGCTTAGTGTCCTCAATATTTAACCCTTCAGGAATTTTCATATAAATATCACTATCAAGTGATCCATATAGGTATGCTGTCACAACGTCCATCAAACGTGTTTCCATTTTTTCCATACAAGCCATACCCATTAGAAAATGAAAAGTAACTCTATCCATCACAGGAGAGTATGTTTCCTGGCAATCAAAACCAGGTCTTTGAGAGAATCTCTGGGCTACTAGCCGGGCCttatatctcacaatttcatttCTATCATTTCGTTTTCGTACAAACACCCATATATTCCCGACAGGGACTACACCAACTGGTGTTCGGAATGCAGGTCCAGATACATTTCTCTTGCGCAAGGATTACAATTCTTCTTGAATCGCAattttccattttggccaatcatctcggtgtcgacactcttccacactttgtggttcaggatcgGAGTTCATAATAATATCAGATGCCACAGAAAAAGCATATACATCATCAACCTCAATACTCCCACGATACAGTAATTTCGCGTTATGGACATAATTCATTGAGATCTCATAATTTTCAGGTACATTTGCTTCTGTGGAAGCATTTGCCACTTCTGGGGCAACATTCTCTTCTGGAGGCAATCCCACGTCTGAGAGTTTTGTTACAGCCACTTCAGGGGCTTGAACCTCTTCAGAAGGAAATACCACTTCTggggtattttctgaaaattttgccACTTTTGGGGCAATTCCAATCAATTTCCGTTTTCGTGGTACAATATCTTTTGCACCAATAGGTCTACCATGCTTCTGGCGTGGCTTTGAATCACCAATCAATTCTTCAGGAATTGATTTCTTAGTAGGAATTTCAACTCGTGCCGGAGCATTAACAACAGGTATATGTGACCTTATAATATGTCTAGAGTCACTAAAGGCATCCGACATTTGATTAAcaatattttgcatatgaataattctttGAACTTCAGATTTACATTGATTAGTACGTGAATTAATAGAATTTAATCCTGATGCATTCCATGATATTTCGGAATTTAATTTATGCAAATCATTATCTCCACCTAATTTAGGGAACATGGATTCATCAAAATGACAATCAGCATAGCGAGCAGTAAAAACATCACCAGTTAATGGTTCCAGATATCTTATAATAGATGGGGAATCAAAACCAACATACATTCCAATTCTTCTTTGAGGTCCCATTTTATTTCTTTGTGGTGGTGATATAGGAACATACACAGCACaaccaaatacttttaaataGGATATATTAGGTACTTGACCAAGAACTAATTCTTAAGGGGATTGTTTGTGGTAAGCAGAAGGCCTTATTCTAATTTTGCAGCATGAAGTATTGCATGACCCCAAACAGATATAGGTAACTTTGCCCTTAGGAGTAAGGGACGGGCAATAAGTTGAAGTCTTTTAATTAAGAATTCTGCTAGACCATTTTATGTATGTACGTGAGCCGCCGGGTGTTCGAATGAGATTCCTACTGACATGCAATATTCATTAAAAGTTGCAGATGTAAATTCAGCAGCATTATCTAGTCGGATTAATTTAATGGGATGGTCAGGAAATTGAGCTCGGAGTTTaattatttgggcaagtaatttgGCAAAGGCTGTATTTCGGGTTGTAAGTAGATATACATGAGACCATCGAGTTGACGCATCAATTAAAACCATAaagtacctaaatgggccagaAGATGGATGAATAGGACCACAAATGTCACCTTGAATTCTTTCTAAGAATTTCGAGGACTCGGTTTGAAGCTTAACTGGGGATGGTCGGACAATCAGTTTTCCTAAGGAACATGCTAAACAATGAAGTTCATCTTGGGATATTTTCTTTTGAGTTTTAAGAGGATGTCCCACATAATTTTCAATGATACGACGCATCATAGATACTCCTGGATGACCGAGTCTTTCGTGCCAAAAGGAAAGTAGTTTTGGGTCTATGACTTTGGGGATGTTGACACTATGAGATTCAAGAACTCGTATACTCGTAACATATAATCCTGAAGAAACCGAGTGGAATTTTTCTAGGACCCTTTTATTGTCAACGGTGTTTGAGGTGATGAGAAGGAATTCTTTTTCATTCTCATTAGTAGTTTCAACGTGAAACCCGTTAAGAcggatatctttaaaactcagtaggtttctagttgacttgctagagtatagagcctcttgtatgtgtatgtgtgtctTATTTGGTAGAAGAAAGCTAGCTTTTCCAAAACCTTCTATTATATTTGATGTACCCGATACCGTCCAGACATATGAGTTGGTTTTAGTCAATTGTGAGAAGTATTTCTGACTCTGTTAAATAGTGTGTGTGGTTGCGCAGTCAACAATGCATATATCTTCCATCTCTATACATATATAAATGAAAAATATCTTTATTAAATACACATCGAGTACATAGAACAACAACATGAAATAAGTACATAAAATGAGTACATAAGTAAAACATAAAGAAAATAAGTAAAGCAGGACAATATATATGAAGTCTAGTCGCTTAAACCATAATAAAGATTAGCACCAGTGTCTATttcatttgaggccttattgacTGGTTCATTAACTAGATTATAATTAGCGAAGTTGGTTTCTACTCTCTTTCCATTATTCCTTTTGGATGACTCGTAGAGATCAACAAGATGTTTGGGTGTGCGACAAGTACGTTTCCAGTGCCCCTCAGATCCGCACCTATGACAGATGCCTCGGTTCTCTCCTTCTTGGGGTGCCTTTCTTTTATTTGGCACTTCACGTTGCCATTTCTGGTGGCCAGAGTTGTAACCATCACGTTGCCACTTCAGGTGGCCAGAATGATACTGATTGTGAAACTGACCATGAAAATTTCCACGTCCACGGTTTCGTCCATAACCCCGTCCTCCTCCATGCCCTTACCCACGTTCATTCTTCAAAAATGACGTGTTATGTACTTCAGGTAACTGGGCAGAGCCTGTGTGACGTATCTGATGATTTTTCAGTAGCAACTCATTATTCTTTTCAGCCACAAGAAGGAGAGATATCAGCTCGCCATATTTCTGAAAATTACGCTCCCTATATTGTTGAGCCAGGATCATAGTGTTGGGGTGAAAGGTTGAGAGGGTCTTTTCAATCATTTCTGCATCAATAATATTTTCAccacataaaattaattttgagctTATCTTGAAAAGAGCATAATTATATTCAGCTACATATTTGAAATCTTGTAATCTCAAATTAATCCAGTCATATCGGGCAGATGGCAATTGAACAAGTTTCTGGTGATCAAATCTATCTTTGAGATTATTCCAAAGGGTGAGTGGATTTTTGATAGTGAGGTATTCAGATTTTAGATCTTCGTGGATGTGATGCCTAAGAAAGATAATCGCTTTTGCATTTTGTTCAACAGTAGGGATTTTTTCCGGGTCAATAGTATCTTTTAGGCCATTAGCACTAAGGTGTAATTCCGCATCAAGGACCTATGCCAAATAATTATTCCCCGAAACATCCAAGGCAACAAACTCTAATTTTGCAAGATTCGTCATtctaaatagattttaaataagatataatatGTCACATAATATTTGAACAAGCAAGTTGAAATAATAACTTTATACAAAAGTTACGACGGCATAGCCGGCCATAAAACTTTTGATTATTACTTGACGGCAGCGCCATCTTTATAGTAGTATTACTTGACGGCAGAGCCATTATTATAttagggttaaatatcaaagtggtcattCAACTGAATACCATATATCAGTTTTATCATTAaacttaacggggtatcatttgaatcactaaaattataataaatatcaAATGAATACCTCAAAATAGGTGCTTgggaattaaaaattattttatggaATTTTATACATGTTTCTTGAATCCTATTACAAtcaaatgaaaagttatgaattcatattattttagatgatttagtgagatttttaaaaatttatctactaattatttttatttaaatcaaaaaatataactataaaattaaaaataaatagtagatcaatttttaaaaatctcactatattatcaaaaatactagaattcatatattttcatttggttataatagaattcaagaaaaatgtatagaactctataaaaataatttttaattctcgAGCACCTATATTGAGGTATCCGTTcgatatttattatgactttagtgattcaaatgataccccgATAAATTTGATGATCAAACTGATATATGACCTTCAGTTGAGTGACCaatttgatatttaaccctattatattattatttgaCGGCATAACCATCTTTATAAATTTCAATCAGTAACATAAATATGTAATaatatttagaagaaaatgaggaaaaGAAAATGTACCTCTTTTATGAAATAGTTTTAGTTGATAGGGACTCGTGGGTCAGAATAAGTCGTAGCTCTTTCGAGAATAAAGCTTCAGTTGGCAGAGactcgtgctgataacgtgttataAACCTTTGTTATAAACCTTGACTGAAAATATGAATTATGTTTAATGTAGAGGAAGTATATGGGAATAGAAGATGGAGAGAAAGTTGTGTTTTATTTCATTAGCTAAATGAACTATTTATAGTAGTTGGTTTACAAGGCTTACTAAGTAAGCTATTCAAATCTTCTTCATTAAGTATTACAAGTCTTCTTCGATAAGTTTTACAAGTCTTCCTCGATAAACTTTACAAGTCTTCCTCGGTAAGATTTAAGAGACTTTGACAATCactttatttttattcaaatattttaacaaGATAGAAAATAAAACGAGATCAAACGAGGTTTTTAAAATGTCATATGAAGTCTAATGGAAACCCCATTATAAAAAAGTGGAAAAGAGTTATTAGATAAACTTAGAATCAGTTGGAATCACGAAACACCACCACCTGAACTTAAACCCCAATTACTGTAACTGCAGTTGTTTATGCGCTTGAATAAAAAGAAACAGTTGGTAGCTTATCATATATACGAGGTCATATTTGTGTAACATTTAAAAAATTGTTACTACCAAACCCCAACTAAAAGCAGGCAGGGGGGGGGGGGGATGGAGGGTTGGATGCCGCTGTTTGAGATATTGATGAATTCGGCGTACCCAGAAGCCCAAGCATCTGTATGGCTTAAACAACATTCTTACAACCCaccctcttcttcttcttcttcttcttcttcttcttctgcTTATTCTTCTTCTATCACCACAACCACAACTTCCTTTCTTTCACTCCTTACCAAACCCACTTACACCACCCTTCTCCATTCGGATGGTTCATCTCAGTCTCCTCACACTACAAGGTAATTCAACGAGGTCTCGCGTCGCAGCTTCTTGCCCGTTCGCCTCGAATGTtttgatatttatatatatatatataacccaGCTGCTTTTTCTATTTTAATTACCTCTTAACTTGTTGTTTAATAATGAATAGGACGAGGAGGAGGTTTATGTGGATTCAGACTTTGCCAAATCTGCTTCAGGCTCGTCTTCTGTCTTTTCTTGCTTTTGATTACACGACCTTTTCTGCACCGGAATTGTATAAACTTGCTAACAATTTGTTAACCTCTGATGATGATCACCAACTTCATTTTTGGGTCAAAACTGCTGCACGCCAACTGCTCGACCTTGTGTCGGGCTCAAATTATGATTGGGTTTCTGGTTTTAGTTTAGATTCTGAGCCCCACAACGTTCCCGAGGACTTCCAGCTTTTGCCTGATTGGCTTAAGCAGCCTGTTGTTGACGGTGATTCGCGTCTCGTTTTGCCCTGGCTTCCTCTCTTATCTCATGAATTTAATACAGGAATGCCAGTTGACGCATTTGGGATTTTATATGATGATGATTCCTTGAACAAAGTTCAACAGATTGAAGATGAGGAGGATTTTGATACAGTTGATTTTCTTCGTATGAATAATGATCGTGTAAATCCCGATATTGAAAAGATGGCAGCTATATTGAAGTCCAAGGTATTAAATTCTGAATGTACATCACAAGTTGTCGAATTGGCTGATGAAATTCAAAATCTTTGTGATGGACGGGATGTCAATTCTTTGGCTGTTTTAAGTTTAGTGGAGCCTTGGCAAGCAGATGCTGAAACAGCTTCGCTTCTACTTTCCCATTTTTTAAATCAAAGTAGCAAAAACCTTAGTTGGCCAAGCCTTGTTCTATGCTCCATAGTTCTTCCCAAGCTGTTAGTACTCGAGGAACCAGCTTCACGTATGCTACTTACTTCAACAATAGAATATTGCAAGATGCATCAGAGATCATCTGTATATGCACTTTTGTATCCGTTGATTCTACGGAAGAATGGTATAAACAACCCCATTAGTGACGTGGTTGCAAGAGTGGTAAAGGAATGCTTGCACCCAGCTCATGTTTCATCCTTCTGTCAGAAGTTGCTTTGTGGAGAAGACAATGCTAGGAAATTCGTCTGCCTTCCTTGCCATCAATATCTTATATCTGATGAACTGGTATGGAATGAACCATTGTTTAGCCTCTTTCAAATTATCTTGAATCGTAATGTTCTCTTAACTGAAGATGTAGTTGCTCGACTAGTTTATCATATCGGCGAATTGGCTATTAGGTTTAGAAATTCATTGATATTCGGGAATTTTTTGTTATGTTTAGTCAATAGATGTAGCCGCCCATTATTAAGGTCTCATAAGCTTTCGTTGATTAGAGCAGTTGAACAAACTAATACAATTGTATCGAAATCGTTAATGTCAAAGTTGAGTATCTTGTGACTATATATGCACCTTTGCAACTTTTGTAATGTTGACATTCTTTCTCTTGAGAACAATGATTTTATTAATTTGTTCCTTAGAAGCCTATATTATTTGACGTAAGCTGGGATTTGCATTCTTCAAATTATATCAGTCACTACTTGAACAAGATTCCCGTAAAGAAAATTGATTTACCTCGCAAGTTCCAATTTTAGATGTTATAATTTTTCTTGTTGGAGCCCATATTAGTGTTTATTTTTTTTAGGATTACATTTTTGTCGAGTGATCATTTGGTTGAGAGTTTAAATTAGTTCCAAAATTAGTATGTTATTTTACTTCATAGTACTCATTAGTGATAGAAATCAGCAGTTTCCGATATGTCAATGTTTAGCAGGCCTAAAATAACGTATCAAAAGAGGACGCACATGTAAATAGAAAACAATTGAACTTGTAGTTGTATGTTATACCAGAGCCCAGAGGGTATTGTGGTAGTTGTTGAAAATGCCATTTTCATTTGCAAATACAGCGAAGGTGTGACTGCCTTGATCTTGTGGTTGTTGGTGAAAATGCCATATCTTTTTGCAAATATAGTGAAGGTGTGACTGCTCTGACCTTTGTTTAGTAAATATCCGTGGTCAAGGATTGTGCTTAGAGCCATAAACGAACCAAGCTGTTCACGAACAAGTTCATACTGTTGCATATGATTATTTTCCTCGATTCCTTCCAGCCCATCTGTTTGCATATTCATGGCCAAAAATTATTTGTTTTGATGTTAGATAGGTTCATGTTGCCCGGAAGATGTCATAAGAACACGTGAGTGCTGCTGCTGCCTACCGAAAATTCTGATGCGCGGCCACAGACGCAAACACACAAAAAGCGCAGATTAAATATGTGGAAAATTATAATATGAGTGTGCATATATAATTGGGGGTTACGAGTTTACCAGGGAGAAGCTGCTGCTCGATTAGGCATGGAGAAGCTGCTGCTCGATCAGGCATCTTAAGAGTTTTAAGATGTTTTAAAACTATTTACTTGGCAAGAAAAATGACATGCTACAAATTAGTTACGTGTGTAACTCAAAAGCTTGAGCTGCAATCAaaacaatttttttcttttcaaattCGAATTGGTCATTTCTTATTGTTTTTACCAAAAAATGCGAGGTTAAATGTTAAGGTTATGATTGCGGATATGAACGTAAACAAGAACAAAATAAATATGTTTGGCACGAGAGATTGGTGACGCGGAAAACCCCAAGAATGGGAAAAAATCGCGGGTGTGATTGTGTACCCAACCTAAAACGTAATTCACTAAATGTATGATAGGAACTATAAGAGTTTCATCTAACAAGAGTGAACAAATACAAGTATCATCACTAGTATTTTTACATCTGGTTGTATGTCTTGGTTTTTCGGGTATATTGTTTATGTTTTATGGTTTTCATCCTTGACGAACTCGAGCTGCGTTTTATGGTTTTCATCCTTGACGAACTCGAGCTGTTATAGGACTTTGAATCTAGTTGCTGTGTTTGTGTGTTGTTCGAGTTGCATTTCTCCTTCCTCCACATTAGCTTTTTCTTTTAGGTTGTTCCTCTTTTTTCTCCTACTCTCCACTTATCTCTCTATTTTGAATTGTGAGTGAAGATCGTGTTGCTTGTTCAACAATAATCCCTAAAAATCCAGTGTTTAACAGAACAAGTCATACTCTTATTAGTTGATCTTCATGTCGACTTCCTGCAAGACGTCGGCTCATCCTTCCTGTCCCGACTTGCTTGCAGTGTTGTCCGCTCCTTGATCATGTCTTGACATCAACGAAAATGTAGGCTTAACAATAGCCCCAGATTTtgttaattaaataaattaattaacaaaatCTACAACTAAATCTTTTAATGTGTATTTGTGCTATGCAGTGTATATAGCGTGTGATAatgatgttaggtcacacaacactgtagaagggggttgaatacagtgtttacacAATCCaattgatttaacacaagtatgtaacaaaaatcaagtatattgaataaactctattacaataagaactgttgttctctctcagtgatgaacaaatatcactaagagctgctagtttacaatgtataatcttcgcgataatgataacacatatagtgtaaaccctaagtctgtgtttatataatacacagttacaagataaattctaattgatatggaatacaattctatctcctaaaatatatcaatcagatatcttatacaagtcttccagtcttctaactctttccatgcatatctttatttgttttagtttcgatcttctttcctgtaaatcagtttccttccttaactgtaagtcttccTGCACTCAAGTTTTAATATGACCTTaggtcctgacttccagtaagtcctgattttagtaagtcctgatatgtcctgtttgttaagatctgaaaattaaacatgaatcatactagacatgacatctcaaatatatctaacaatctcccccaacttgtaaattaagcaaaatatacaagttaatagatttgatgatgtcaaaaacatttaagtataaatgcaaataagagtttaactagataactaactacaacttacagtccttgtagcttttaccaatctcactgagtcaatccgaatccataatgattcttgacaaagcttgatatcagcttttcttctttaatcctcaggatttgagagagtgtagtcttgacttgcttcatctcttcattctgacttccaatctggtagattgcagtccttaaagcagtaatatggtttctttctaaaccatcattcagtcttattactctaggatgagaagaatcttcattgtagcacaaatatttctcattcagtaacacttcaagcttagcagaatccttcttcattggaatttcacttccatcatcttcaacaatattaggaatgaattctgtaacccttgaaccagaaattcttactttatctctgatggtcttcaatatgaaatttgaccatctcctggttgttggattttaatcacagcggaagcatggtaaaacacttttacacatataaaatccatataaaagcatataaatcgtgattaaaacatatgaatcgattactaacctttaatagcgatccaaaagcaacgatcggagatccttagcagctgctcctcaaatgtgaagcactccaccggtatccaccaagaaaacgatgctaaggaggaggaggaggtggagagaattaggtttttctaaaaattttgggttagaataaaaatagggtttataatattatatttataggcaaaattttcagctgaaattttcccataaaatattattattaacccattattattcacattaataattaaaacatcttttaattattaatcctttttctaaacactttagaaataattctctctcttgatttaatttccaaaaattaaattcttaattaataatattaagaacttttcttaattaatttataatcaattaaatctcatttaatcaattattaaatttgccaattaattatttatttcataaataaataattattagccattattaattaattcctccaccattaaatcattctcttttatggcgtgaccctgtagattcaatattaagccggtagtagaaataaataataataaaactattttatcattatttatataaattctctaatttattaaatatgattaattaattaatcatatttattctacatcatgagggatacttctcagcatatcgcgactatccggataatacgaattcactgcttagaataccaagaacctattcagtgaatatttaccgtacaattaactctttctaccctacaatgtcccgattaaatacaaggcatggaacttgtgtcaagcctatctaatttaatcatttgctttcccatttactatgctcagttctatgtaaattagaaactcctttctaatttcattcaccctggccagagattcctgaactagcataagtaaatcagccttgaacattctcttccttcactagaaggggtagatcctttattgatcattcactatcttcgtgtacaaattcctatacccagtagagccctaataattgtccctggagactaagaactaaaccaaaacatagttcagtgtacacaagatgactatgatgacctcaagtctaaggatacttgtacaactatcactatgtgaacaactgctgacacgtgagtgaactccatcagttgttcagctgtgcgagtcatgttcagtgaacttattctataataagcacctacatactagctatagtgtcaccacacaaatatctatgagaacagtcATCCTTCATAAtcaagcaagcatagtatgtaccgatctttgcggattattaattaccagttagtaatcctatgaccaggaactatttaagtttagagttatcatcttttaggtctcactattatgatctcatcataatccataaaaagctttactctaaactatggtatatcttatttaaacacttaaatagatagagcccgtaataaaaaacaaaacaagtcttttattaatatcaatgaaatcaaaacaaattacataaaaagttatacctaaatccttatacatgattggacttaggacatatctctttcaatctcccacttatactaaagccaatcactctggtatctaatacccatcctgtctttatgacgatcaaagtgactgtgagaaagtggctttgtgagtgggtctgctacgttgttatgtgtgtcaactctctcgacgttgacatctgCTCTTTCAACAACCTCCCTAATCAGAtaaaagcgccgcaggacatgtttggaatttttatgagacctaggttccttggcttgtgctattgctgcgttgttatcacaatacaacacaataggctcttcaacgctaggaacaactcccaactcagaaacaaatttcctcatccaaacaacttcttttgcagcctcacttgcagctatatattctgcttccgctgtggagtcagccgttgtcgactgtttggaactcttccaacttatcgcaccaccatttagagtaaacacgtaccctga is a window of Apium graveolens cultivar Ventura chromosome 11, ASM990537v1, whole genome shotgun sequence DNA encoding:
- the LOC141695024 gene encoding uncharacterized protein LOC141695024 isoform X3; protein product: MEGWMPLFEILMNSAYPEAQASVWLKQHSYNPPSSSSSSSSSSSAYSSSITTTTTSFLSLLTKPTYTTLLHSDGSSQSPHTTRTRRRFMWIQTLPNLLQARLLSFLAFDYTTFSAPELYKLANNLLTSDDDHQLHFWVKTAARQLLDLVSGSNYDWVSGFSLDSEPHNVPEDFQLLPDWLKQPVVDGDSRLVLPWLPLLSHEFNTGMPVDAFGILYDDDSLNKVQQIEDEEDFDTVDFLRMNNDRVNPDIEKMAAILKSKVLNSECTSQVVELADEIQNLCDGRDVNSLAVLSLVEPWQADAETASLLLSHFLNQSSKNLSWPSLVLCSIVLPKLLVLEEPASRMLLTSTIEYCKMHQRSSVYALLYPLILRKNGINNPISDVVARVVKECLHPAHVSSFCQKLLCGEDNARKFVCLPCHQYLISDELVHVARKMS
- the LOC141695024 gene encoding uncharacterized protein LOC141695024 isoform X2, encoding MEGWMPLFEILMNSAYPEAQASVWLKQHSYNPPSSSSSSSSSSSAYSSSITTTTTSFLSLLTKPTYTTLLHSDGSSQSPHTTRTRRRFMWIQTLPNLLQARLLSFLAFDYTTFSAPELYKLANNLLTSDDDHQLHFWVKTAARQLLDLVSGSNYDWVSGFSLDSEPHNVPEDFQLLPDWLKQPVVDGDSRLVLPWLPLLSHEFNTGMPVDAFGILYDDDSLNKVQQIEDEEDFDTVDFLRMNNDRVNPDIEKMAAILKSKVLNSECTSQVVELADEIQNLCDGRDVNSLAVLSLVEPWQADAETASLLLSHFLNQSSKNLSWPSLVLCSIVLPKLLVLEEPASRMLLTSTIEYCKMHQRSSVYALLYPLILRKNGINNPISDVVARVVKECLHPAHVSSFCQKLLCGEDNARKFVCLPCHQYLISDELIGSCCPEDVIRTRECCCCLPKILMRGHRRKHTKSAD
- the LOC141695024 gene encoding uncharacterized protein LOC141695024 isoform X1; its protein translation is MEGWMPLFEILMNSAYPEAQASVWLKQHSYNPPSSSSSSSSSSSAYSSSITTTTTSFLSLLTKPTYTTLLHSDGSSQSPHTTRTRRRFMWIQTLPNLLQARLLSFLAFDYTTFSAPELYKLANNLLTSDDDHQLHFWVKTAARQLLDLVSGSNYDWVSGFSLDSEPHNVPEDFQLLPDWLKQPVVDGDSRLVLPWLPLLSHEFNTGMPVDAFGILYDDDSLNKVQQIEDEEDFDTVDFLRMNNDRVNPDIEKMAAILKSKVLNSECTSQVVELADEIQNLCDGRDVNSLAVLSLVEPWQADAETASLLLSHFLNQSSKNLSWPSLVLCSIVLPKLLVLEEPASRMLLTSTIEYCKMHQRSSVYALLYPLILRKNGINNPISDVVARVVKECLHPAHVSSFCQKLLCGEDNARKFVCLPCHQYLISDELVWNEPLFSLFQIILNRNVLLTEDVVARLVYHIGELAIRFRNSLIFGNFLLCLVNRCSRPLLRSHKLSLIRAVEQTNTIVSKSLMSKLSIL